The genomic DNA AGGATTTGACGTATGCTGTTTATAGATCAGGTGGATATCGCAGGAAAAAAAGTACTCTTCAGAGTGGACTTCAATGTTCCCATCGAAGACGGTGTCATCACCGATGACAACCGTATTCGTGCGGCCCTGCCGACCATCCGGTACGCCCTGGACAAGGGGGCTTCGGTCATCCTCTGCGCACACCTGGGCAAGCCCAAGGGCAAGGTTGTGCCCGATCTTGCTCTTGGCCCGGTGGCCAATCGGACCGGCGAGCTGCTCGGCAAGGGCGTGCCGCTGGTGCCGGGCCGGATCGGCGATCAGGCCGTAAAGATGGCGGCCGAGCTCCAGCCGGGACAGGTCATCATGCTCGACAACCTGCGTTTCAATCCGGAAGAGACCGGCAAGACGCCGGAGGAGCGGGGCGATTTCGGCAAGCTGCTCGCGTCCCTGGCCGATGTGTACGTGAACGACGCCTTCGGGGTCGCGCATCGCGAAAACGCTTCCGTAGTGGACGTTCCCAGGCACGCCAAGGTCTGCTGTTGCGGCTTTTTGCTTCAGCGCGAGTACGAGTATCTCGGCGAGGCGCTGAAGGCCCCCAAGCGGCCTTACGTCTGCGTCTCGGGCGGTGCCAAGGTGTCCACAAAGCTGGGTATCCTGAATAATCTGCTGGGGAAGGTGGACGACATCATCATCGGCGGAGCCATGGCCAACACCTTCCTGCTGGCTCAGGGGTACGACGTTGGCCAGTCGTTG from Pseudodesulfovibrio thermohalotolerans includes the following:
- a CDS encoding phosphoglycerate kinase → MLFIDQVDIAGKKVLFRVDFNVPIEDGVITDDNRIRAALPTIRYALDKGASVILCAHLGKPKGKVVPDLALGPVANRTGELLGKGVPLVPGRIGDQAVKMAAELQPGQVIMLDNLRFNPEETGKTPEERGDFGKLLASLADVYVNDAFGVAHRENASVVDVPRHAKVCCCGFLLQREYEYLGEALKAPKRPYVCVSGGAKVSTKLGILNNLLGKVDDIIIGGAMANTFLLAQGYDVGQSLVEPDLVDAAAEIMAKAKSMGSVLHLPVDFLYAKTPKAKQAEGVCTAKTIPSDALVLDIGPETITNFVSVLKLAKTVVWNGPMGLFETTAFANGSLAVCEAIAGLDNSLTIVGGGDTDAVVHLMKLEDKFSFISTGGGSFLEFLEGKELPAFKALKECI